In Desulfomonile tiedjei DSM 6799, a genomic segment contains:
- a CDS encoding lytic transglycosylase domain-containing protein produces the protein MHGVWVRLLVICTIMVFPTVSYADIYMRTHKDGTKEFTNRPSGPGWIFHMSESGEIPVIEFSKAGKMRSIDEIVSEIAEKFNIESSLVKAIIMAESNCNPNAVSRKGAQGLMQLMPSTAKDMNVTKPFDPHDNILGGVKYIKGLLASYGNLKLALAAYNAGPGTVEKYAGIPPYRETINYVDKVMGYYLKFKSDPTLKLSVN, from the coding sequence ATGCATGGTGTTTGGGTGAGATTACTCGTGATCTGCACGATCATGGTATTTCCGACAGTTTCATATGCAGACATCTACATGAGGACTCACAAGGATGGCACCAAAGAATTCACCAACCGTCCATCCGGGCCCGGTTGGATCTTTCACATGAGCGAATCCGGCGAAATCCCGGTGATAGAATTCTCCAAAGCAGGAAAAATGCGCAGTATAGATGAAATTGTGTCGGAAATAGCCGAAAAGTTCAACATAGAATCAAGTCTCGTCAAAGCGATAATTATGGCAGAATCCAACTGCAATCCCAACGCGGTATCACGTAAAGGCGCACAGGGACTCATGCAGTTGATGCCGTCCACAGCGAAGGATATGAATGTGACAAAGCCTTTCGATCCGCATGACAATATTCTCGGGGGAGTGAAATACATCAAAGGGCTTCTTGCTTCCTATGGCAATCTGAAACTTGCTCTGGCTGCATATAACGCCGGCCCTGGAACAGTCGAAAAATATGCCGGTATCCCGCCTTACCGCGAGACCATCAATTATGTGGACAAGGTGATGGGATATTATCTCAAATTCAAGAGTGATCCGACTTTGAAACTGTCGGTCAATTAA